A window of the Phalacrocorax carbo chromosome 26, bPhaCar2.1, whole genome shotgun sequence genome harbors these coding sequences:
- the LOC135317533 gene encoding forkhead box protein J1-like, translated as MAEGWLRCLQAGKDGGPEGSVGGSDDLDDSLTSLMWLQDFSISACMGKSSCCPSDPDPQDCHSIPSSAAPCSPPAADPARVGMPHTPCKPISSSTLRTAHHPMAAHPQLAQDIDYKTNPHIKPPYSYATLICMAMEASQKPKITLSAIYKWITDNFCYFRHADPNWQNSIRHNLSLNKGFIKVPREKGERGKGGFWKLDPQYADRLKSGAFKKRRMPPVQIHPAVTDSAQQEAQSVASPATSACASSNSLNVSVELQQLLKEFEEVTGDQTWNPADGKAGHKRKQPLPEQTAKAPRLSNSALLTQEEQTELASLKGSLDWEAILNTILNGDVSTFGDLELTPPISPITRDLDLMLHGHHIASPQGQEHVLTEANHDDLDFDETFMATAFLQHPWHQGTNDYLSNSGNVEEVFELSDGSLPADVSDWSSLASLL; from the exons ATGGCTGAGGGGTGGCTgcgctgcctgcaggcaggaaaGGACGGAGGGCCGGAGGGCAGCGTGGGGGGCTCGGACGACCTGGACGACAGCCTGACCAGCCTCATGTGGCTGCAGGACTTCTCGATCAGCGCCTGCATGGGCAagtcctcctgctgccccagtgACCCGGACCCCCAGGACTGTCACAGCATCCCCAGCTCTGCCGCGCCGTGCTCGCCCCCGGCCGCCGACCCGGCACGCGTGGGCATGCCCCACACTCCCTGCAAGcccatctcctcctccaccttGAGGACAGCGCACCACCCCATGGCCGCACACCCTCAGCTCGCGCAGGACATCGACTACAAGACCAACCCACACATCAAGCCACCCTACTCCTACGCCACCCTCATCTGCATGGCGATGGAAGCCAGCCAGAAGCCCAAAATCACCCTCTCCGCCATCTACAAGTGGATCACTGACAACTTCTGCTACTTCCGACACGCCGATCCCAACTGGCAG AACTCCATCCGACACAACCTCTCCTTGAACAAGGGCTTCATCAAGGTGCCCCGGGAGAAGGGCGAGCGAGGGAAAGGTGGGTTTTGGAAGCTTGACCCCCAATACGCCGACCGGCTCAAGAGTGGTGCCTTCAAAAAGCGGAGGATGCCCCCGGTGCAGATCCACCCGGCCGTCACCGACAGCGCCCAGCAAGAAGCACAGAGCGTCGCCAGCCCGGCCACTTCAGCTTGCGCCTCCAGTAACAGCCTCAACGTCAGCGTGGAGttacagcagctgctgaaggagtTTGAAGAAGTCACCGGTGACCAGACCTGGAACCCAGCGGATGGCAAAGCAGGGCACAAGCGCAAGCAGCCCTTGCCCGAGCAAACGGCCAAGGCGCCTCGGCTTTCCAACTCTGCCTTGCTGACCCAGGAAGAGCAGACTGAGCTGGCATCACTGAAAGGCAGCCTTGACTGGGAAGCCATCCTCAACACCATCCTGAATGGAGACGTCTCCACTTTTGGGGACCTGGAGCTCACGCCTCCCATCAGCCCCATAACACGCGACCTGGACTTGATGCTACACGGGCACCACATCGcctctccccaggggcaggagcaCGTCCTCACCGAAGCCAACCACGACGACCTGGACTTTGATGAAACCTTCATGGCCACGGCCTTCCTGCAGCACCCCTGGCACCAAGGGACAAACGATTACCTCTCCAACTCCGGCAACGTGGAGGAGGTGTTTGAACTCAGCGACGGCTCTTTGCCAGCAGATGTGAGCGACTGGAGCAGTCTGGCGTCCCTCTTATAA